A genomic window from Paenibacillus sp. FSL K6-0276 includes:
- a CDS encoding dihydrofolate reductase, with translation MSISLIWAMGTNHVIGKDNDMPWHLPLDFAYFKAETLGKRMLMGRKTWDSLGGKPLKGRTSLIMTRDTDYAPEGAEVVHTLEEALSEGRKDDELMVIGGAEIYKLMLPYADKLMLTQIEQDFEGNTRFPDIDWSVWKEVSNKKGIRDEKNPYDYRFLVYERTE, from the coding sequence ATGAGTATTAGCTTAATATGGGCAATGGGGACCAATCATGTCATTGGTAAAGATAATGATATGCCTTGGCATTTGCCGCTGGATTTCGCATATTTTAAAGCAGAAACATTAGGCAAGAGAATGCTTATGGGCCGCAAAACGTGGGACTCGCTCGGAGGTAAGCCCTTAAAGGGCAGAACGAGCTTAATTATGACAAGAGATACTGATTATGCTCCTGAAGGTGCAGAGGTTGTACACACGCTTGAGGAAGCTCTCAGTGAGGGTAGAAAAGACGATGAACTGATGGTGATCGGTGGTGCGGAAATCTACAAGCTGATGTTGCCATATGCAGACAAGTTGATGTTAACGCAAATTGAACAGGATTTTGAAGGGAACACCCGGTTTCCTGATATTGACTGGAGTGTGTGGAAAGAGGTTTCCAATAAGAAGGGAATTCGTGATGAAAAGAATCCGTATGATTACCGTTTTCTTGTTTATGAACGTACGGAATAG
- a CDS encoding thymidylate synthase — translation MTNELEQTYLNFLQYILDNGVKKEDRTGTGTISVFGYQMRFDLSKGFPLFTTKRTPFRLIASELLWFIKGDTNIRYLLKHNNHIWDEWAFKRWVESDEYAGPDMTDFGNRCLVDEDFNQVYQAEMKAFCDRVLEDDEFAAKHGDLGNVYGKQWRNWTSSTGESIDQLQDVINQIKTNPDSRRLIVSAWNPEDVINAGAKGSKAALPPCHVMFQFYVANGKLSCHLLQRSADSFLGANFNIPSYSLLTHLIAHECGLEVGEFVYSISDAHIYLNHVEQVKEQLSRDLRPLPTLVIKSNKKSIFDIELEDLVIEGYNPHPSIKAPIAV, via the coding sequence TTGACGAATGAGTTAGAACAAACATATTTGAATTTTCTACAATATATTTTAGATAATGGTGTGAAAAAAGAAGATCGTACCGGAACGGGTACAATTAGTGTATTTGGTTATCAAATGCGATTTGATTTATCAAAAGGCTTCCCATTATTTACAACAAAACGTACACCGTTCCGCTTAATCGCAAGTGAGTTATTATGGTTTATTAAAGGCGACACCAACATTCGTTATTTATTGAAACATAATAATCATATTTGGGATGAATGGGCTTTCAAAAGATGGGTTGAATCAGATGAATATGCTGGTCCAGATATGACAGACTTCGGGAATCGTTGTTTAGTTGATGAAGATTTCAATCAAGTTTATCAAGCAGAGATGAAAGCATTTTGTGATCGTGTCTTAGAAGATGATGAGTTCGCAGCGAAACATGGCGACCTAGGGAATGTTTACGGTAAGCAATGGCGAAATTGGACATCTTCTACTGGTGAATCCATTGACCAATTACAAGATGTTATTAATCAGATCAAAACAAATCCTGATTCTCGTCGATTAATTGTAAGCGCATGGAACCCAGAAGATGTTATAAATGCTGGGGCAAAGGGGAGTAAAGCAGCGTTACCACCTTGCCACGTTATGTTCCAGTTCTACGTTGCAAATGGTAAATTAAGCTGTCACTTGCTGCAACGTAGTGCTGACTCTTTTCTTGGAGCAAACTTCAATATCCCATCTTACTCATTACTTACACATTTAATAGCACATGAGTGTGGTCTAGAAGTAGGCGAGTTTGTATACAGCATTAGTGATGCGCATATTTATTTAAACCATGTTGAGCAAGTAAAAGAGCAATTATCAAGAGACTTAAGACCATTGCCTACATTGGTTATTAAATCAAATAAGAAATCAATTTTTGATATTGAGCTGGAAGACCTAGTCATTGAAGGGTACAATCCACATCCTTCGATAAAAGCGCCGATCGCAGTTTAA
- a CDS encoding class I SAM-dependent methyltransferase, whose amino-acid sequence MPINFHEDRNRMTYTTRDADESWISLIEKNVDVIGSKVVDIGCGGGIYTKSFLSMGASQVTGVDFSEEMLKGASQNCLDCNNVTFVQGDAYDTKLPECEYDTILERALIHHLVDLNRCFKEANRILKNNGILIVQDRTSKDCLMQGNESHLRGCFFEKYPELVDKEINRRHESINVRNALESNGFRLISENQIWETRRKYNDVESLLQDLQERTGRSILHELTDNELNELVLYIESKIDGTQLPIIEKDSWTVWFAVKIS is encoded by the coding sequence ATGCCTATTAACTTCCACGAAGACAGAAACAGAATGACATATACAACAAGAGATGCTGATGAATCTTGGATTTCTCTAATTGAAAAAAATGTTGATGTTATTGGTAGTAAAGTTGTTGATATCGGTTGCGGCGGAGGCATTTACACAAAATCCTTTTTAAGTATGGGTGCATCACAAGTTACGGGCGTAGACTTTTCTGAAGAAATGTTAAAAGGTGCTTCACAGAACTGTCTGGATTGCAATAACGTTACGTTTGTGCAAGGAGATGCTTATGATACGAAGCTTCCTGAGTGTGAATACGATACAATTTTAGAGAGAGCTTTAATTCACCATCTAGTTGACTTGAATAGGTGTTTTAAGGAAGCAAATCGCATTTTGAAGAACAACGGTATTTTAATAGTTCAAGATAGGACATCTAAGGATTGCTTAATGCAAGGAAACGAAAGCCATCTTAGAGGTTGTTTTTTTGAGAAGTATCCAGAATTAGTTGATAAAGAAATTAATCGCCGACATGAATCTATTAACGTACGAAATGCACTCGAATCTAATGGATTTAGACTGATTAGTGAAAATCAGATATGGGAAACTAGACGTAAATACAATGATGTTGAATCATTACTCCAAGACCTTCAAGAAAGAACAGGTCGTTCAATTTTGCACGAGTTAACAGATAATGAACTTAATGAACTAGTATTGTATATTGAAAGTAAAATTGATGGAACACAACTTCCGATAATTGAAAAAGACTCTTGGACGGTGTGGTTTGCTGTAAAAATAAGTTAA
- a CDS encoding phosphotransferase yields MELIRHNENITYKVTEKRSEDTYLLRMHKPITKNMQGVHNTREAIQSELEYLLAWSSHSELPVQIPVPNLNSELVTTVVIEHEEVHCSVLKWIFGKTMSKQDLISEGTVSTLGTRIADLHQFSHSFQHGSSFMRPEYGMEWTNSVLTKLRSGEEMGIITTKDFHILENTFSLINDRMKVLRKTIETWGFIHADINYSNLIHTSRGISFIDFGLSGFGYYAMDVAMGALLTENKLRDALISGYTSVISRRIDIEQLEGFMFLAIVAYYAFLVSNKDKHMWIHKNIPGLIEHFCKPFLNGKTVFYHI; encoded by the coding sequence GTGGAATTGATTCGTCATAATGAAAACATTACATATAAAGTAACAGAAAAGAGATCTGAAGATACTTACTTGTTGCGAATGCATAAACCCATTACAAAAAACATGCAGGGTGTGCATAATACACGCGAGGCTATTCAATCGGAATTAGAGTATCTGTTAGCTTGGTCGTCTCATTCCGAATTACCTGTTCAAATCCCTGTTCCAAACCTAAACAGTGAACTGGTAACAACCGTTGTCATTGAACACGAAGAAGTGCACTGTTCAGTCTTAAAATGGATTTTTGGGAAAACCATGTCTAAGCAAGATTTAATTAGTGAGGGGACAGTTAGTACCTTGGGGACGCGTATTGCAGATTTACATCAGTTTTCGCATAGTTTTCAACATGGTTCAAGTTTTATGAGACCCGAATACGGGATGGAGTGGACAAATAGCGTATTGACCAAATTGCGATCAGGTGAAGAGATGGGTATTATCACGACCAAGGATTTTCATATTCTTGAAAATACATTTTCATTGATTAATGATCGTATGAAAGTATTGAGAAAAACGATTGAGACATGGGGATTTATCCATGCCGACATCAACTATAGTAACTTAATCCATACATCAAGAGGGATTTCATTCATTGACTTTGGTTTATCAGGGTTTGGATATTACGCGATGGACGTCGCTATGGGTGCCTTATTGACCGAAAACAAATTGCGAGATGCCCTAATTTCCGGCTACACTAGTGTTATTTCCAGAAGAATAGATATTGAGCAACTAGAGGGCTTTATGTTTTTGGCAATAGTTGCATACTACGCATTTCTCGTAAGCAATAAAGATAAGCATATGTGGATACATAAAAATATCCCAGGTCTGATTGAACATTTTTGCAAACCTTTTCTAAATGGTAAAACGGTTTTTTATCATATTTGA
- a CDS encoding YxiJ family protein, with the protein MDNVIQKLTSIELDNPFPYRDTDKIQVDFRSDFMMLTDDKNSLVGDFNTYCMNIAGTLSYVLAGKTAEIPQRQIEKLQLSFFNWFQQYKFIEDIINDYEVFSREYKNFEEARMLLLKYLSKRLCD; encoded by the coding sequence GTGGATAATGTGATTCAAAAATTGACAAGCATCGAATTAGATAATCCCTTCCCGTATAGGGACACTGATAAAATACAGGTTGATTTTCGCTCTGACTTTATGATGCTAACGGACGATAAAAACTCTTTAGTCGGTGATTTTAACACTTACTGCATGAATATTGCGGGTACTTTAAGTTACGTTTTAGCTGGTAAAACAGCAGAAATTCCTCAAAGACAAATCGAAAAATTACAGTTGTCATTCTTTAATTGGTTTCAACAGTACAAGTTTATTGAGGATATAATCAATGATTACGAGGTATTTAGTCGTGAGTACAAGAACTTTGAGGAAGCTCGAATGTTGCTACTGAAGTATTTATCAAAACGATTATGTGATTAA
- a CDS encoding sigma-70 family RNA polymerase sigma factor encodes MHLDPIVVKAKEGDPEAFMQLMQEIELPLYRTARSIVNKDEDCADALQETMLKALKSIHTLREPAFFKTWIFRILINECNKMVKSRSRSLPYGELPDVPSPSKDYEKIELWDAVQHLDENLRIVIILHYLQDMPISQISDILEISTVAVKTRLHRARKKLKHSSQINQEKGVAHGEH; translated from the coding sequence TTGCATTTAGATCCTATTGTCGTCAAAGCCAAAGAGGGAGACCCTGAAGCATTCATGCAGTTGATGCAAGAGATAGAGTTACCTTTATATAGAACTGCAAGGTCCATCGTCAACAAAGACGAAGATTGTGCAGATGCCCTGCAGGAGACGATGCTTAAAGCCCTTAAGTCCATCCATACACTCAGAGAGCCCGCTTTTTTCAAAACGTGGATCTTCCGGATTCTGATTAATGAATGCAACAAAATGGTCAAAAGCAGATCAAGATCCCTCCCTTACGGAGAGCTTCCCGACGTCCCTTCCCCTTCCAAGGATTATGAGAAAATCGAATTATGGGATGCCGTTCAACATCTTGATGAGAACCTACGGATTGTCATTATCCTTCATTACCTACAGGACATGCCGATCAGTCAAATTTCCGACATTCTCGAAATTTCTACGGTAGCCGTGAAGACCCGGCTGCATCGCGCCCGCAAAAAGCTAAAGCATTCATCTCAAATCAATCAAGAAAAGGGAGTTGCACATGGTGAACACTAA
- a CDS encoding DUF4179 domain-containing protein: MVNTKLEEQLKNCQSLLPDQLSDITRSKLNETYQIIRETDNSISPIQRKIDVSRTFNKWWVSTAAAAILGLTLIASGFVSPAMADTLKQIPVLGQIYSLWGENNGDPGVQQAEDFITNVNQSVTHGKVTMNIPTLLFDGTRILMNVTTPGNRLASEPNSLPSDANKGAVDTLEVLYKGQPLASGYEFMDGETASSLIVQATSNTSINQTVQFPDQFDLTVNVTLKGYDVPFHFVLPVTRSTPVTVLTSEETKHHDNINLQNSKLEITPITTQLSVEYKTKPGQSTEEMLASIPSKYKGANGGIIALQYDIVDEHGVQLKPIGSHPISESYNILFEPFKTLPRTVTIKPYLVVSEGQAPGVKGRWEDKNMVKKYIPELETVLSVQ; encoded by the coding sequence ATGGTGAACACTAAGTTAGAAGAACAATTAAAGAACTGCCAAAGCCTACTTCCCGATCAGTTATCTGATATTACCCGCTCCAAGCTGAATGAGACTTACCAAATCATCAGGGAAACCGATAATTCCATTTCCCCCATTCAGAGAAAGATAGATGTATCAAGAACTTTTAATAAATGGTGGGTTTCCACTGCAGCCGCTGCAATCCTTGGACTTACCCTCATTGCTTCCGGATTTGTATCGCCCGCAATGGCAGATACACTCAAGCAAATTCCGGTTCTGGGACAAATCTATTCATTATGGGGCGAAAACAACGGAGATCCCGGTGTTCAACAAGCCGAGGATTTCATCACAAACGTAAACCAAAGCGTGACCCATGGCAAGGTGACTATGAATATTCCAACGTTGTTATTTGACGGAACCCGAATTCTTATGAACGTAACCACTCCTGGAAATCGTCTGGCTTCGGAGCCCAATTCGCTGCCTTCCGATGCCAATAAAGGGGCGGTGGATACGTTAGAGGTTCTCTATAAAGGCCAACCTCTGGCCTCGGGTTACGAATTCATGGACGGTGAGACTGCTTCCAGCCTAATCGTTCAGGCTACCAGCAATACTAGCATAAACCAGACTGTCCAGTTCCCTGATCAGTTTGACTTGACTGTAAATGTAACGTTAAAGGGTTACGATGTCCCGTTCCATTTCGTTCTGCCTGTTACAAGATCAACACCCGTTACCGTTCTAACTTCAGAGGAGACCAAGCATCACGATAACATTAACTTGCAGAACAGTAAGCTGGAAATCACCCCAATCACAACGCAGTTATCCGTTGAGTACAAAACCAAACCGGGCCAGAGCACAGAAGAAATGCTCGCTTCTATCCCTTCGAAATACAAGGGTGCTAACGGGGGCATCATCGCTCTTCAGTATGACATTGTGGATGAACATGGCGTTCAACTGAAGCCCATTGGTTCTCACCCCATTAGCGAATCTTATAATATTCTCTTTGAACCCTTCAAGACTCTACCGCGTACCGTAACCATCAAACCGTACTTAGTCGTATCCGAAGGTCAAGCCCCAGGGGTTAAAGGACGGTGGGAAGACAAAAATATGGTCAAGAAATACATCCCTGAGCTAGAGACTGTACTTTCGGTGCAATAG
- a CDS encoding DinB family protein has product MKTIKRMMDHLYWADGRILDVLEESETKNKDLLKLVQHVAVAERVWLSRLQGKGSAQYSLWEEAEDLTAIRTMFEENAEQYRVYIEELEESELDEMVDYANQSGVPFRTSVRDILSQVLLHGQYHRGQINRVLRIESAEPVQVDYITFARL; this is encoded by the coding sequence ATGAAGACGATCAAGCGCATGATGGACCACCTGTACTGGGCGGACGGACGCATCTTGGACGTGCTCGAGGAGAGTGAGACGAAGAACAAGGACCTTCTGAAGCTGGTTCAGCACGTCGCGGTCGCGGAACGAGTCTGGCTGTCCCGATTGCAGGGCAAGGGCAGCGCGCAATATTCGTTGTGGGAGGAAGCGGAAGACCTGACGGCGATCCGGACGATGTTCGAAGAGAACGCCGAGCAATATCGCGTCTATATCGAAGAGCTTGAGGAATCCGAGTTGGACGAGATGGTCGACTATGCGAACCAGAGCGGGGTTCCGTTCCGAACGTCCGTCCGGGACATCCTGTCGCAGGTCCTCTTACATGGGCAATATCACCGGGGACAGATCAACCGGGTACTTCGGATCGAATCGGCAGAGCCCGTCCAAGTCGATTACATCACGTTCGCGAGGCTCTAA
- a CDS encoding helix-turn-helix transcriptional regulator translates to MLDLRKIGAYISKLRKDQDLTQLELADQLNVSHQAVSKWERGDSLPDIGTLPQFARLFGKTVDDILNAGDNAENREHQHLGTIVEEIAENRPDQVAEMVNTGEVEVEELVEVAPFVKASALHKVTERLDSSVLKLDVIMQLAPFLGTGTLDELVRQAEEGEIVWNAITGLAPFVSSDTLSRLVDKSIDGSLEVHNLVGIAPFLGREHVDRLVQQAEEGSLSWHSVQGLAPFISRETLSRLVDRVADGTIDANRIISLAPFLDRENLEKLISGVEAEHHSPDLLASLAPFVDQGTLSRMVTNLLNKVK, encoded by the coding sequence ATGCTCGACTTGCGTAAAATTGGAGCTTATATTTCGAAGCTTCGCAAAGACCAGGATTTGACCCAATTGGAACTTGCCGATCAACTGAATGTAAGTCATCAAGCGGTATCGAAATGGGAACGGGGCGACTCGCTACCGGATATCGGAACGCTTCCGCAGTTTGCGAGGTTATTCGGCAAAACGGTAGACGACATTTTAAATGCAGGAGACAACGCAGAAAATCGGGAGCACCAGCACCTAGGAACGATCGTTGAGGAGATCGCAGAGAACAGGCCGGACCAAGTTGCAGAGATGGTCAATACCGGTGAGGTGGAGGTGGAAGAGCTTGTAGAAGTAGCGCCGTTTGTAAAAGCAAGCGCTCTGCATAAGGTTACAGAACGATTAGACAGCAGCGTCCTTAAGTTAGACGTGATCATGCAGCTGGCTCCGTTCCTTGGAACAGGTACATTGGATGAACTGGTTCGTCAGGCAGAAGAGGGCGAAATTGTGTGGAATGCCATTACTGGACTCGCTCCGTTCGTCAGCAGCGACACATTAAGCCGACTGGTAGATAAATCGATTGACGGTTCCTTAGAAGTGCACAATCTAGTTGGAATTGCCCCGTTTCTTGGAAGAGAACATGTAGATCGGTTGGTACAACAAGCAGAAGAGGGCAGCTTGAGCTGGCATTCCGTTCAAGGGCTGGCACCCTTTATTAGCAGAGAAACGTTAAGCCGCTTGGTAGACCGGGTTGCAGATGGCACTATCGATGCGAACCGGATCATAAGCCTCGCACCTTTTCTGGACAGGGAAAATCTCGAGAAGTTGATTAGTGGAGTCGAAGCTGAACATCATAGCCCAGATCTGCTGGCAAGCCTTGCTCCTTTCGTCGATCAAGGGACATTGAGCAGAATGGTGACAAACTTATTAAATAAAGTAAAGTAG
- a CDS encoding IS110 family transposase, translated as MEIVVERACGMDIHKDNITACILTSNGKEIQTFSTKTVFLLQLIDWIKQHECTHVAMESTGVFWKPIVNLLEAEGIEFLVVNAQHMKALPGRKTDVKDSEWIAKLLRHGLLKASFIPDRNQRELRELVRYRRSIIEERARQHNRIQKVLEGANIKLSSVVSDIMGVSSRDMLRAIADGEDELELALHGYVNPHQRLMIKTILTHIDFLSEQIVILDQEIATRVTPFHDDVERLDSIPGIATRMAEQILAEIGTNIKKQFPSAAHLCSWAGLVPGHNESAGKRKSAKAKNGNKYLKSALVEAAHSVAASKNYLGAMYRRTAARKGRKRAAVSVAHAMLRIAYYLLTREEMYLDLGEDYFDKQKQQSIVKYAVRRLENLGYSVTIAEVS; from the coding sequence GTGGAAATCGTAGTTGAACGGGCATGTGGTATGGATATCCATAAGGATAATATTACCGCATGTATTCTAACGTCTAACGGAAAGGAGATTCAAACGTTTTCAACTAAAACTGTGTTTCTATTACAATTAATTGACTGGATTAAACAGCATGAGTGTACTCACGTTGCTATGGAAAGCACAGGTGTATTTTGGAAGCCTATTGTTAATTTACTTGAAGCCGAAGGAATTGAATTTTTAGTGGTGAATGCCCAACATATGAAAGCTTTGCCTGGGCGTAAAACAGATGTCAAGGACTCAGAATGGATTGCAAAGCTTCTTCGTCATGGGCTGCTTAAAGCAAGTTTCATTCCAGATCGAAATCAACGGGAGCTTCGAGAACTTGTTCGATATCGTCGTAGTATCATTGAAGAACGGGCTAGACAACATAACCGAATTCAAAAAGTGTTAGAAGGAGCCAATATTAAGCTCAGCTCTGTTGTCTCTGATATTATGGGTGTCTCCTCTCGCGACATGCTCCGTGCCATCGCTGATGGTGAGGATGAACTTGAACTCGCTCTACATGGCTATGTAAACCCTCACCAACGCTTGATGATTAAGACTATTTTAACGCACATTGATTTTTTAAGTGAACAGATCGTGATTCTAGATCAGGAAATCGCTACGAGGGTAACTCCATTTCATGACGATGTCGAACGTTTAGATTCAATTCCTGGAATAGCTACTCGAATGGCAGAACAAATCTTAGCCGAAATTGGGACCAATATTAAGAAACAGTTTCCCAGTGCTGCGCATTTATGCTCATGGGCTGGACTTGTACCTGGGCATAACGAAAGTGCAGGAAAGAGAAAATCTGCTAAAGCTAAAAATGGAAACAAATATCTGAAGTCCGCCTTAGTTGAAGCAGCCCATTCTGTTGCAGCGTCAAAGAACTATCTCGGTGCCATGTATAGACGAACAGCAGCGCGAAAAGGAAGGAAACGAGCAGCGGTCTCTGTTGCACATGCTATGTTGAGAATAGCCTACTATCTGTTAACACGTGAAGAAATGTATTTGGACCTAGGAGAAGACTACTTTGACAAACAGAAGCAACAATCTATTGTGAAATACGCAGTTCGACGACTAGAAAACTTAGGTTATTCTGTAACTATTGCAGAAGTCTCTTAA
- a CDS encoding GyrI-like domain-containing protein — translation MKSTGKLLPHEENLTDRVDYQEAAKIACCSEYHFTRMFSFLAGITLSEYIRRRRLTLAALELSHSDIKIINVAMKYGYTSPDSFTRAFQSMHGITPSEARIHGQSLKAFPRMTFQLTIKGGSEMNCRIEDKEAFRIVGIKKRVPIVFQGVNPEIASMFEGLTPVMIEKIKGFSNVQPSGLISASTNFSEGRMEEKGELDHYIGAATTNEARDGFAQLEVSASTWAVFTAVGPFPSALQEIWGRIYSEWFPSSEYELSEGLEMLWNEQKDVASPQFKSEIWIPIKKK, via the coding sequence GTGAAATCAACTGGAAAGCTTTTGCCGCATGAGGAGAATCTTACTGATCGTGTGGACTATCAGGAGGCAGCGAAAATTGCCTGCTGTTCGGAATATCATTTTACACGGATGTTCTCATTCCTTGCAGGCATTACTCTGTCGGAATACATCCGCCGAAGACGCCTAACTTTGGCAGCACTCGAGCTAAGCCACAGTGACATCAAGATCATCAATGTTGCGATGAAATACGGATATACCTCGCCGGATTCCTTTACTAGGGCTTTCCAAAGCATGCATGGGATTACTCCCTCGGAAGCTCGGATCCATGGACAGTCCCTCAAAGCCTTTCCGCGGATGACGTTTCAACTAACTATTAAAGGAGGAAGTGAAATGAACTGCCGAATTGAAGACAAAGAGGCTTTTCGCATAGTGGGGATCAAAAAAAGAGTGCCAATAGTATTTCAGGGGGTGAATCCGGAGATTGCATCGATGTTTGAAGGACTTACACCAGTAATGATTGAAAAGATTAAGGGCTTTTCGAATGTTCAGCCTTCAGGACTAATTAGTGCTTCCACGAATTTCAGTGAAGGGCGGATGGAGGAGAAGGGAGAGCTTGATCATTACATCGGGGCGGCCACAACGAATGAAGCACGAGATGGCTTCGCCCAGCTGGAGGTGTCAGCCTCTACATGGGCTGTATTCACGGCCGTTGGCCCTTTTCCGAGTGCGCTTCAAGAGATCTGGGGACGCATTTATTCCGAATGGTTTCCATCTTCGGAATATGAGCTAAGCGAAGGGCTTGAAATGCTCTGGAATGAGCAGAAAGATGTAGCATCACCGCAATTTAAAAGCGAAATATGGATACCCATTAAAAAGAAATAA
- a CDS encoding TSUP family transporter, which translates to MGGYLFVLFVGLVAGAVSGVIGTGSFIMLLHVLVFTFGPKQAVLIMAVAAVMANISGVIAWWREINWKAFAA; encoded by the coding sequence TTGGGGGGATATTTATTTGTATTATTTGTAGGATTGGTGGCAGGGGCTGTAAGCGGCGTTATAGGGACAGGCTCATTCATCATGTTACTGCATGTTCTAGTCTTTACATTTGGTCCAAAGCAGGCCGTACTCATCATGGCAGTTGCTGCTGTCATGGCGAATATTTCAGGGGTTATTGCCTGGTGGCGTGAAATCAACTGGAAAGCTTTTGCCGCATGA
- a CDS encoding S66 peptidase family protein, giving the protein MKPNKLKPGDELRIISPARSLSLIAAEQRKIAKEQLQKLGFRISFSVNSFEKDDFVSSSIESRIEDLHEAFLDPNVKGILTTIGGFNSNQLLRYIDYSIIAEHPKRLCGYSDITALSNAIYAQTGLVTYSGPHFSSFAMLHDNEYTIEYFRKLMMDNKEILVKPSKHWSDDEWYLDQENRVFIRNEGPFIINDGEAKGTIIGGNLCTLNLLQGTEYMPSLRNSIVFLEDDYESSPATFDRDLQSLIHLPEFQHVKGLVIGRFQQGSHMTKDLLTKIITSKEELSGIPVIADVDFGHTSPMITFPVGGQASLRAYGVRVELRISE; this is encoded by the coding sequence ATGAAACCCAATAAGTTAAAGCCTGGTGATGAGTTGCGTATTATCTCACCTGCCAGAAGTCTGTCATTAATCGCTGCTGAACAAAGGAAGATTGCCAAAGAACAGCTTCAAAAGTTAGGGTTTCGGATATCATTTTCCGTAAACTCCTTTGAGAAGGATGATTTTGTTTCCTCTTCGATTGAATCTAGAATAGAGGATTTGCATGAAGCTTTTTTAGATCCGAATGTTAAAGGGATACTTACGACCATTGGTGGTTTTAATAGTAATCAACTGCTACGTTATATCGATTATTCAATCATTGCAGAGCATCCTAAACGTTTATGCGGGTATTCGGATATTACTGCTTTAAGTAATGCAATATATGCTCAAACAGGATTAGTTACATATTCCGGACCGCATTTTTCGAGCTTTGCGATGCTTCACGACAATGAATATACAATTGAATATTTCCGCAAGCTGATGATGGACAACAAAGAAATTTTGGTGAAGCCATCGAAGCATTGGAGTGATGATGAGTGGTATTTGGATCAGGAGAACCGTGTTTTTATCAGAAATGAGGGACCGTTCATTATCAATGATGGAGAAGCGAAAGGGACAATTATCGGTGGGAACCTTTGTACCTTAAATCTTTTGCAGGGAACGGAGTATATGCCTAGTTTAAGAAATTCGATAGTATTCCTAGAGGATGATTATGAGTCATCACCTGCAACTTTTGATAGGGATTTACAATCGCTAATTCATCTACCTGAGTTTCAGCATGTCAAAGGATTGGTTATTGGCAGGTTCCAACAAGGATCACACATGACAAAGGATCTGTTAACCAAAATCATAACTTCGAAAGAAGAATTATCAGGCATTCCTGTAATTGCGGACGTGGACTTTGGACATACATCGCCTATGATTACTTTCCCTGTAGGTGGACAAGCCTCACTTCGTGCTTATGGGGTTAGAGTAGAGTTAAGGATATCAGAGTAG